One window of Nocardia nova SH22a genomic DNA carries:
- a CDS encoding TetR/AcrR family transcriptional regulator — protein sequence MPPVPSILARILEKPRSDGEQLLESALSAFLDFGIKRTSMGEIARRAGISPATLYRRFESKNDLVEAVSVREAQRFVADIEQRVSSIADNEDQLVEIFVVFITALAHNELLQRLLRTEPELILPRLTTDAGPILEVGRVYLADKLRGLRHTDADSDFDADLVAEIMARLAQSLALTPDGLIPLADAQAARAFAKRTLLPMVGGHSS from the coding sequence ATGCCCCCTGTTCCATCCATACTGGCCCGCATCCTCGAAAAGCCCCGTTCCGACGGTGAACAACTGCTCGAGAGCGCGCTGTCGGCATTCCTGGACTTCGGGATCAAGCGCACCAGCATGGGCGAGATCGCGCGCCGTGCCGGTATCAGCCCCGCGACCCTGTATCGGCGCTTCGAGTCGAAGAACGATCTGGTCGAGGCGGTCAGCGTGCGCGAGGCGCAGCGGTTCGTCGCCGATATCGAACAGCGTGTCAGCAGTATCGCCGACAACGAGGATCAACTGGTGGAGATCTTCGTCGTCTTCATCACCGCCCTCGCGCACAACGAACTGCTGCAACGATTGCTGCGCACCGAGCCGGAGCTCATCCTGCCGCGCCTGACCACCGACGCGGGGCCGATTCTCGAAGTGGGCCGGGTGTATCTGGCCGACAAATTACGCGGATTGCGCCACACCGACGCGGATTCGGATTTCGACGCCGATCTGGTCGCCGAGATCATGGCCCGGCTCGCGCAATCACTAGCGCTGACTCCGGACGGCCTCATCCCGCTGGCCGACGCGCAGGCCGCGCGCGCCTTCGCCAAGCGCACCCTGCTGCCGATGGTCGGCGGTCACTCCTCCTGA
- a CDS encoding gamma carbonic anhydrase family protein has protein sequence MMIKLGEHEPQIDDTAWVAPTATVIGRVRLEAEVSVWYGAVIRGDLEDIVVGAGTNIQDGCVLHADPGFVLRVGSGVSVGHNAILHGCTIGDDVLVGMGATVLNGAVIGAGSLIAANALIPENAQIPPGSLVAGVPGKVRRELGEAELERIKLNAAVYLHNMSTHRDSGQQL, from the coding sequence ATGATGATCAAGCTGGGTGAGCACGAGCCGCAGATCGACGACACCGCGTGGGTGGCGCCGACGGCCACGGTGATCGGCCGGGTGCGGCTCGAGGCGGAGGTCAGCGTCTGGTACGGCGCGGTGATCCGGGGCGATCTCGAGGACATCGTCGTCGGCGCCGGCACGAATATCCAGGACGGATGCGTCCTGCACGCCGATCCCGGTTTCGTCCTGCGCGTGGGCAGCGGAGTCTCGGTGGGCCACAACGCGATCCTGCACGGCTGCACGATCGGCGACGATGTGCTCGTCGGCATGGGCGCGACCGTGCTCAACGGCGCGGTGATCGGCGCGGGCAGTCTCATCGCCGCCAACGCCCTGATTCCCGAGAACGCGCAGATCCCGCCGGGCTCGCTGGTCGCGGGCGTTCCGGGCAAGGTGCGCCGGGAACTGGGCGAGGCCGAACTCGAGCGCATCAAGCTGAATGCGGCGGTCTATCTGCACAATATGAGCACTCACCGCGACAGCGGACAACAGCTGTGA